The following proteins come from a genomic window of Lytechinus pictus isolate F3 Inbred chromosome 1, Lp3.0, whole genome shotgun sequence:
- the LOC129260179 gene encoding thioredoxin domain-containing protein 3 homolog isoform X16 produces the protein MPAKKEQIALQKEILNQEMWDELLSLEGLTVIDVYQKWCGPCAAVLSIFKRLRNEIGDDLLRFAVAEADGIESLEKYRGKCEPSFLMYGSGHLVNVIRGANAPALFKNVERELKQEHKVLEEGAERVVIKDPLLAAFEAEEQQAAQAEELEKKRLEEEARKPVPKEVTVVLIKPDAVANGHVDDIISKIEEHGFEILATEDKTLTEDEAREFYKQHEEEEHYEELVTFMASGPSKILVLTRGDTGEGVVTDIRNLLGPKDIEVAKEEAPESLRAQFGTDKKMNAMHGADSSETAARELAFLLPNFNIPIVPGTGPPPAIEKTLALIRPSALKDHKDEMIQKIQEAGFEVCLQKMVQLTEEQAKEFYKEQEGTPHFEDLIREMTSGEVLALGLAKESAIQSWRNFIGPTTIDEAKEKAPESLRAQYSVPEAQINVVHGSDSVETAEKELGFFFPKQTTLAVIKPDAAGEHKEAIIEKIKEAGFNISLQRDLELNKELASKLYLEHEGKEFYENLIEHMSSGLSMVMVLSREDAVDGWRTLMGPTDPEYAREHAPESLRALLGKDVLQNAVHGSSNPEEAKTRIERLFPDVEVLPGGEVKDSIASITMEQSEVKGEGEEGGEQQAEQPAGESGEQQAEGGEQQAAEGGEKPAEEDTQQTQEGEAPAAEQTEQTQEGGEDKPAEPAEEAAPAASEESGAEQTEQAPAAEETQQTQEGEEKKEEQTEEAPAAEGGEAAAAEGETQAAEGGETPAAEGGEAQAAEGGETQAAEGGETQAAEGGETGGGGGDAKQEDAAQNEEQTAS, from the exons CCAAGAAGGAGCAAATAGCTCTTCAGAAGGAGATTCTGAACCAGGAAATGTGGGATGAATTATTGAGTCTGGAAGGACTCACAG TGATTGATGTGTATCAGAAATGGTGTGGACCATGTGCTGCCGTACTTAGTATCTTCAAGAGGCTTAGGAATGAGATTGGAGATGATTTGCTCAGATTCGCTGTG GCTGAAGCTGATGGTATTGAGAGCCTTGAGAAGTATCGTGGGAAATGTGAGCCATCTTTCCTTATGTATGGGAGTGGTCATCTCGTCAATGTGATCAGGGGGGCCAACGCCCCTGCACTTTTCAAGAATGTCGAACGAGAACTCAAACAGGAACATAAGGTTCTAGAAGAAGGAGCGGAACGAGTCGTG ATCAAGGATCCATTGCTAGCTGCCTTTGAGGCTGAAGAGCAACAGGCTGCACAGGCAGAAGAACTTGAGAAAAAGAGACTGGAGGAGGAGGCTAGGA AACCTGTTCCTAAGGAAGTCACCGTCGTTCTCATCAAACCTGATGCCGTTGCCAATGGCCACGTTGATGATATCATTTCTAAG ATTGAGGAGCATGGCTTTGAGATCCTGGCTACAGAAGACAAGACCCTTACAGAAGATGAAGCCAGGGAGTTCTACAAACAgcatgaagaagaagaacacTATGAGGAGCTTGTCACCTTCATGGCCAGCGGTCCCAGTAAGATCCTAGTCTTGACTAGAGGTGACACGGGGGAAGGTGTCGTGACAGACATCAGGAATCTTCTAGGACCGAAGGACATCGAAGTAGCCAAGGAGGAAGCACCTGAAAG TTTGAGGGCTCAGTTTGGTACGGACAAGAAGATGAATGCAATGCATGGAGCAGACTCGTCAGAAACAGCAGCAAG aGAGCTGGCATTCCTGCTTCCGAACTTCAACATTCCCATTGTACCAGGAACTGGTCCTCCTCCTGCCATTGAGAAAACTTTGGCTCTTATCAGACCAAGTGCACTCAAGGACCACAAAG aTGAAATGATACAAAAGATTCAAGAGGCTGGATTTGAGGTCTGCCTTCAGAAGATGGTACAACTAACGGAAGAACAAGCTAAAGAATTTTATAAAGAACAAGAAGGTACTCCACACTTTGAAGATCTCATCAGGGAGATGACAAG TGGTGAGGTTCTAGCACTAGGTCTTGCCAAGGAATCGGCCATTCAATCTTGGAGAAATTTCATCGGACCAACAACAATTGATGAAGCCAAAGAAAAAGCTCCagagag TTTACGAGCTCAATATTCCGTCCCCGAGGCTCAAATCAACGTTGTCCATGGTAGTGACTCGGTAGAAACAGCAGAGAAAGAACTAGGGTTCTTCTTCCCCAAACAGACCACGTTAGCTGTTATTAAACCTGATGCAGCAGGGGAACATAAAG AGGCCATCATTGAGAAGATCAAGGAAGCAGGATTTAACATCAGTCTGCAGAGAGATCTAGAGTTGAACAAAGAACTGGCATCAAAGCTGTACTTGGAGCATGAAGGCAAGGAATTCTATGAGAACCTCATTGAACACATGTCTAG CGGTCTGTCAATGGTGATGGTCCTATCTCGTGAGGATGCTGTCGACGGCTGGAGAACCCTGATGGGACCTACAGATCCTGAATATGCTAGGGAACATGCTCCAGAGTCGTTGAGGGCGCTGTTGGGTAAAGACGTCCTACAGAATGCTGTTCACGGCAGCTCTAACCCAGAGGAAGCCAAGACCAGGATTGAGAGACTTTTCCCAGATGTAGAAGTACTGCCTGGAGGAGAGGTCAAAG ACTCCATAGCCAGTATTACAATGGAACAGTCAGAGG tgaaaggagaaggagaag AGGGTGGAGAGCAACAAGCAGAACAGCCTGCTGGTGAATCAGGGGAACAGCAAGCAGAGGGGGGTGAACAGCAAGCTGCTGAAGGAG GTGAGAAACCAGCTGAGGAAGACACTCAACAAACACAAGAGG GTGAAGCACCAGCTGCAGAGCAAACTGAACAGACACAAGAGG GTGGTGAAGATAAACCAGCAGAGCCTGCTGAAGAAGCTGCCCCTGCCGCCTCAGAGG aaTCAGGAGCTGAACAGACGGAGCAAGCACCCGCTGCGGAAGAGACGCAGCAGACCCAGGAAGGAgaggaaaagaaggaagaaCAGACAGAAG AAGCACCTGCAGCGGAAGGGGGAGAGGCAGCAGCTGCCGAGGGGGAAACACAGGCCGCTGAAGGAGGGGAAACACCAGCCGCTGAGGGCGGGGAAGCACAAGCCGCTGAGGGCGGGGAAACACAGGCTGCTGAGGGTGGGGAAACGCAGGCCGCTGAGGGTGGGGAAACTGGGGGCGGGGGAGGAGATGCCAAACAAGAGGATGCCGCCCAGAACGAAGAACAGACGGCATCATAA
- the LOC129260179 gene encoding thioredoxin domain-containing protein 3 homolog isoform X10 encodes MPAKKEQIALQKEILNQEMWDELLSLEGLTVIDVYQKWCGPCAAVLSIFKRLRNEIGDDLLRFAVAEADGIESLEKYRGKCEPSFLMYGSGHLVNVIRGANAPALFKNVERELKQEHKVLEEGAERVVIKDPLLAAFEAEEQQAAQAEELEKKRLEEEARKPVPKEVTVVLIKPDAVANGHVDDIISKIEEHGFEILATEDKTLTEDEAREFYKQHEEEEHYEELVTFMASGPSKILVLTRGDTGEGVVTDIRNLLGPKDIEVAKEEAPESLRAQFGTDKKMNAMHGADSSETAARELAFLLPNFNIPIVPGTGPPPAIEKTLALIRPSALKDHKDEMIQKIQEAGFEVCLQKMVQLTEEQAKEFYKEQEGTPHFEDLIREMTSGEVLALGLAKESAIQSWRNFIGPTTIDEAKEKAPESLRAQYSVPEAQINVVHGSDSVETAEKELGFFFPKQTTLAVIKPDAAGEHKEAIIEKIKEAGFNISLQRDLELNKELASKLYLEHEGKEFYENLIEHMSSGLSMVMVLSREDAVDGWRTLMGPTDPEYAREHAPESLRALLGKDVLQNAVHGSSNPEEAKTRIERLFPDVEVLPGGEVKVKGEGEEGGEQQAEQPAGESGEQQAEGGEQQAAEGGTTQEQQGEAEGVESEQQEEAGEGTGGEAQQEEGGQTEEGQTQEAQAEQQAEAGEEEKAGDDEAPPTDAPEGQADAEQDHGQKEEQEDGEGEKPAEEDTQQTQEGEAPAAEQTEQTQEGGEDKPAEPAEEAAPAASEESGAEQTEQAPAAEETQQTQEGEEKKEEQTEEAPAAEGGEAAAAEGETQAAEGGETPAAEGGEAQAAEGGETQAAEGGETQAAEGGETGGGGGDAKQEDAAQNEEQTAS; translated from the exons CCAAGAAGGAGCAAATAGCTCTTCAGAAGGAGATTCTGAACCAGGAAATGTGGGATGAATTATTGAGTCTGGAAGGACTCACAG TGATTGATGTGTATCAGAAATGGTGTGGACCATGTGCTGCCGTACTTAGTATCTTCAAGAGGCTTAGGAATGAGATTGGAGATGATTTGCTCAGATTCGCTGTG GCTGAAGCTGATGGTATTGAGAGCCTTGAGAAGTATCGTGGGAAATGTGAGCCATCTTTCCTTATGTATGGGAGTGGTCATCTCGTCAATGTGATCAGGGGGGCCAACGCCCCTGCACTTTTCAAGAATGTCGAACGAGAACTCAAACAGGAACATAAGGTTCTAGAAGAAGGAGCGGAACGAGTCGTG ATCAAGGATCCATTGCTAGCTGCCTTTGAGGCTGAAGAGCAACAGGCTGCACAGGCAGAAGAACTTGAGAAAAAGAGACTGGAGGAGGAGGCTAGGA AACCTGTTCCTAAGGAAGTCACCGTCGTTCTCATCAAACCTGATGCCGTTGCCAATGGCCACGTTGATGATATCATTTCTAAG ATTGAGGAGCATGGCTTTGAGATCCTGGCTACAGAAGACAAGACCCTTACAGAAGATGAAGCCAGGGAGTTCTACAAACAgcatgaagaagaagaacacTATGAGGAGCTTGTCACCTTCATGGCCAGCGGTCCCAGTAAGATCCTAGTCTTGACTAGAGGTGACACGGGGGAAGGTGTCGTGACAGACATCAGGAATCTTCTAGGACCGAAGGACATCGAAGTAGCCAAGGAGGAAGCACCTGAAAG TTTGAGGGCTCAGTTTGGTACGGACAAGAAGATGAATGCAATGCATGGAGCAGACTCGTCAGAAACAGCAGCAAG aGAGCTGGCATTCCTGCTTCCGAACTTCAACATTCCCATTGTACCAGGAACTGGTCCTCCTCCTGCCATTGAGAAAACTTTGGCTCTTATCAGACCAAGTGCACTCAAGGACCACAAAG aTGAAATGATACAAAAGATTCAAGAGGCTGGATTTGAGGTCTGCCTTCAGAAGATGGTACAACTAACGGAAGAACAAGCTAAAGAATTTTATAAAGAACAAGAAGGTACTCCACACTTTGAAGATCTCATCAGGGAGATGACAAG TGGTGAGGTTCTAGCACTAGGTCTTGCCAAGGAATCGGCCATTCAATCTTGGAGAAATTTCATCGGACCAACAACAATTGATGAAGCCAAAGAAAAAGCTCCagagag TTTACGAGCTCAATATTCCGTCCCCGAGGCTCAAATCAACGTTGTCCATGGTAGTGACTCGGTAGAAACAGCAGAGAAAGAACTAGGGTTCTTCTTCCCCAAACAGACCACGTTAGCTGTTATTAAACCTGATGCAGCAGGGGAACATAAAG AGGCCATCATTGAGAAGATCAAGGAAGCAGGATTTAACATCAGTCTGCAGAGAGATCTAGAGTTGAACAAAGAACTGGCATCAAAGCTGTACTTGGAGCATGAAGGCAAGGAATTCTATGAGAACCTCATTGAACACATGTCTAG CGGTCTGTCAATGGTGATGGTCCTATCTCGTGAGGATGCTGTCGACGGCTGGAGAACCCTGATGGGACCTACAGATCCTGAATATGCTAGGGAACATGCTCCAGAGTCGTTGAGGGCGCTGTTGGGTAAAGACGTCCTACAGAATGCTGTTCACGGCAGCTCTAACCCAGAGGAAGCCAAGACCAGGATTGAGAGACTTTTCCCAGATGTAGAAGTACTGCCTGGAGGAGAGGTCAAAG tgaaaggagaaggagaag AGGGTGGAGAGCAACAAGCAGAACAGCCTGCTGGTGAATCAGGGGAACAGCAAGCAGAGGGGGGTGAACAGCAAGCTGCTGAAGGAG GAACCACTCAAGAACAACAGGGCGAAGCGGAAGGCGTAGAGTCCGAGCAACAAGAGGAAGCTGGAGAAGGTACTGGTGGTGAGGCTCAACAGGAGGAAGGGGGTCAAACGGAAGAAGGTCAAACGCAGGAAGCGCAGGCTGAACAGCAAGCTGAGGCTGGAGAGGAGGAAAAGGCGGGCGATGATGAGGCTCCACCCACTGATGCCCCGGAAGGCCAAGCCGATGCAGAACAAGATCATGGTCAGAAGGAGGAGCAGGAAGATGGTGAAG GTGAGAAACCAGCTGAGGAAGACACTCAACAAACACAAGAGG GTGAAGCACCAGCTGCAGAGCAAACTGAACAGACACAAGAGG GTGGTGAAGATAAACCAGCAGAGCCTGCTGAAGAAGCTGCCCCTGCCGCCTCAGAGG aaTCAGGAGCTGAACAGACGGAGCAAGCACCCGCTGCGGAAGAGACGCAGCAGACCCAGGAAGGAgaggaaaagaaggaagaaCAGACAGAAG AAGCACCTGCAGCGGAAGGGGGAGAGGCAGCAGCTGCCGAGGGGGAAACACAGGCCGCTGAAGGAGGGGAAACACCAGCCGCTGAGGGCGGGGAAGCACAAGCCGCTGAGGGCGGGGAAACACAGGCTGCTGAGGGTGGGGAAACGCAGGCCGCTGAGGGTGGGGAAACTGGGGGCGGGGGAGGAGATGCCAAACAAGAGGATGCCGCCCAGAACGAAGAACAGACGGCATCATAA
- the LOC129260179 gene encoding thioredoxin domain-containing protein 3 homolog isoform X23: MPAKKEQIALQKEILNQEMWDELLSLEGLTVIDVYQKWCGPCAAVLSIFKRLRNEIGDDLLRFAVAEADGIESLEKYRGKCEPSFLMYGSGHLVNVIRGANAPALFKNVERELKQEHKVLEEGAERVVIKDPLLAAFEAEEQQAAQAEELEKKRLEEEARKPVPKEVTVVLIKPDAVANGHVDDIISKIEEHGFEILATEDKTLTEDEAREFYKQHEEEEHYEELVTFMASGPSKILVLTRGDTGEGVVTDIRNLLGPKDIEVAKEEAPESLRAQFGTDKKMNAMHGADSSETAARELAFLLPNFNIPIVPGTGPPPAIEKTLALIRPSALKDHKDEMIQKIQEAGFEVCLQKMVQLTEEQAKEFYKEQEGTPHFEDLIREMTSGEVLALGLAKESAIQSWRNFIGPTTIDEAKEKAPESLRAQYSVPEAQINVVHGSDSVETAEKELGFFFPKQTTLAVIKPDAAGEHKEAIIEKIKEAGFNISLQRDLELNKELASKLYLEHEGKEFYENLIEHMSSGLSMVMVLSREDAVDGWRTLMGPTDPEYAREHAPESLRALLGKDVLQNAVHGSSNPEEAKTRIERLFPDVEVLPGGEVKDSIASITMEQSEVKGEGEEGGEQQAEQPAGESGEQQAEGGEQQAAEGESGAEQTEQAPAAEETQQTQEGEEKKEEQTEEAPAAEGGEAAAAEGETQAAEGGETPAAEGGEAQAAEGGETQAAEGGETQAAEGGETGGGGGDAKQEDAAQNEEQTAS, from the exons CCAAGAAGGAGCAAATAGCTCTTCAGAAGGAGATTCTGAACCAGGAAATGTGGGATGAATTATTGAGTCTGGAAGGACTCACAG TGATTGATGTGTATCAGAAATGGTGTGGACCATGTGCTGCCGTACTTAGTATCTTCAAGAGGCTTAGGAATGAGATTGGAGATGATTTGCTCAGATTCGCTGTG GCTGAAGCTGATGGTATTGAGAGCCTTGAGAAGTATCGTGGGAAATGTGAGCCATCTTTCCTTATGTATGGGAGTGGTCATCTCGTCAATGTGATCAGGGGGGCCAACGCCCCTGCACTTTTCAAGAATGTCGAACGAGAACTCAAACAGGAACATAAGGTTCTAGAAGAAGGAGCGGAACGAGTCGTG ATCAAGGATCCATTGCTAGCTGCCTTTGAGGCTGAAGAGCAACAGGCTGCACAGGCAGAAGAACTTGAGAAAAAGAGACTGGAGGAGGAGGCTAGGA AACCTGTTCCTAAGGAAGTCACCGTCGTTCTCATCAAACCTGATGCCGTTGCCAATGGCCACGTTGATGATATCATTTCTAAG ATTGAGGAGCATGGCTTTGAGATCCTGGCTACAGAAGACAAGACCCTTACAGAAGATGAAGCCAGGGAGTTCTACAAACAgcatgaagaagaagaacacTATGAGGAGCTTGTCACCTTCATGGCCAGCGGTCCCAGTAAGATCCTAGTCTTGACTAGAGGTGACACGGGGGAAGGTGTCGTGACAGACATCAGGAATCTTCTAGGACCGAAGGACATCGAAGTAGCCAAGGAGGAAGCACCTGAAAG TTTGAGGGCTCAGTTTGGTACGGACAAGAAGATGAATGCAATGCATGGAGCAGACTCGTCAGAAACAGCAGCAAG aGAGCTGGCATTCCTGCTTCCGAACTTCAACATTCCCATTGTACCAGGAACTGGTCCTCCTCCTGCCATTGAGAAAACTTTGGCTCTTATCAGACCAAGTGCACTCAAGGACCACAAAG aTGAAATGATACAAAAGATTCAAGAGGCTGGATTTGAGGTCTGCCTTCAGAAGATGGTACAACTAACGGAAGAACAAGCTAAAGAATTTTATAAAGAACAAGAAGGTACTCCACACTTTGAAGATCTCATCAGGGAGATGACAAG TGGTGAGGTTCTAGCACTAGGTCTTGCCAAGGAATCGGCCATTCAATCTTGGAGAAATTTCATCGGACCAACAACAATTGATGAAGCCAAAGAAAAAGCTCCagagag TTTACGAGCTCAATATTCCGTCCCCGAGGCTCAAATCAACGTTGTCCATGGTAGTGACTCGGTAGAAACAGCAGAGAAAGAACTAGGGTTCTTCTTCCCCAAACAGACCACGTTAGCTGTTATTAAACCTGATGCAGCAGGGGAACATAAAG AGGCCATCATTGAGAAGATCAAGGAAGCAGGATTTAACATCAGTCTGCAGAGAGATCTAGAGTTGAACAAAGAACTGGCATCAAAGCTGTACTTGGAGCATGAAGGCAAGGAATTCTATGAGAACCTCATTGAACACATGTCTAG CGGTCTGTCAATGGTGATGGTCCTATCTCGTGAGGATGCTGTCGACGGCTGGAGAACCCTGATGGGACCTACAGATCCTGAATATGCTAGGGAACATGCTCCAGAGTCGTTGAGGGCGCTGTTGGGTAAAGACGTCCTACAGAATGCTGTTCACGGCAGCTCTAACCCAGAGGAAGCCAAGACCAGGATTGAGAGACTTTTCCCAGATGTAGAAGTACTGCCTGGAGGAGAGGTCAAAG ACTCCATAGCCAGTATTACAATGGAACAGTCAGAGG tgaaaggagaaggagaag AGGGTGGAGAGCAACAAGCAGAACAGCCTGCTGGTGAATCAGGGGAACAGCAAGCAGAGGGGGGTGAACAGCAAGCTGCTGAAGGAG aaTCAGGAGCTGAACAGACGGAGCAAGCACCCGCTGCGGAAGAGACGCAGCAGACCCAGGAAGGAgaggaaaagaaggaagaaCAGACAGAAG AAGCACCTGCAGCGGAAGGGGGAGAGGCAGCAGCTGCCGAGGGGGAAACACAGGCCGCTGAAGGAGGGGAAACACCAGCCGCTGAGGGCGGGGAAGCACAAGCCGCTGAGGGCGGGGAAACACAGGCTGCTGAGGGTGGGGAAACGCAGGCCGCTGAGGGTGGGGAAACTGGGGGCGGGGGAGGAGATGCCAAACAAGAGGATGCCGCCCAGAACGAAGAACAGACGGCATCATAA
- the LOC129260179 gene encoding thioredoxin domain-containing protein 3 homolog isoform X18, whose translation MPAKKEQIALQKEILNQEMWDELLSLEGLTVIDVYQKWCGPCAAVLSIFKRLRNEIGDDLLRFAVAEADGIESLEKYRGKCEPSFLMYGSGHLVNVIRGANAPALFKNVERELKQEHKVLEEGAERVVIKDPLLAAFEAEEQQAAQAEELEKKRLEEEARKPVPKEVTVVLIKPDAVANGHVDDIISKIEEHGFEILATEDKTLTEDEAREFYKQHEEEEHYEELVTFMASGPSKILVLTRGDTGEGVVTDIRNLLGPKDIEVAKEEAPESLRAQFGTDKKMNAMHGADSSETAARELAFLLPNFNIPIVPGTGPPPAIEKTLALIRPSALKDHKDEMIQKIQEAGFEVCLQKMVQLTEEQAKEFYKEQEGTPHFEDLIREMTSGEVLALGLAKESAIQSWRNFIGPTTIDEAKEKAPESLRAQYSVPEAQINVVHGSDSVETAEKELGFFFPKQTTLAVIKPDAAGEHKEAIIEKIKEAGFNISLQRDLELNKELASKLYLEHEGKEFYENLIEHMSSGLSMVMVLSREDAVDGWRTLMGPTDPEYAREHAPESLRALLGKDVLQNAVHGSSNPEEAKTRIERLFPDVEVLPGGEVKVKGEGEEGGEQQAEQPAGESGEQQAEGGEQQAAEGGEKPAEEDTQQTQEGEAPAAEQTEQTQEGGEDKPAEPAEEAAPAASEESGAEQTEQAPAAEETQQTQEGEEKKEEQTEEAPAAEGGEAAAAEGETQAAEGGETPAAEGGEAQAAEGGETQAAEGGETQAAEGGETGGGGGDAKQEDAAQNEEQTAS comes from the exons CCAAGAAGGAGCAAATAGCTCTTCAGAAGGAGATTCTGAACCAGGAAATGTGGGATGAATTATTGAGTCTGGAAGGACTCACAG TGATTGATGTGTATCAGAAATGGTGTGGACCATGTGCTGCCGTACTTAGTATCTTCAAGAGGCTTAGGAATGAGATTGGAGATGATTTGCTCAGATTCGCTGTG GCTGAAGCTGATGGTATTGAGAGCCTTGAGAAGTATCGTGGGAAATGTGAGCCATCTTTCCTTATGTATGGGAGTGGTCATCTCGTCAATGTGATCAGGGGGGCCAACGCCCCTGCACTTTTCAAGAATGTCGAACGAGAACTCAAACAGGAACATAAGGTTCTAGAAGAAGGAGCGGAACGAGTCGTG ATCAAGGATCCATTGCTAGCTGCCTTTGAGGCTGAAGAGCAACAGGCTGCACAGGCAGAAGAACTTGAGAAAAAGAGACTGGAGGAGGAGGCTAGGA AACCTGTTCCTAAGGAAGTCACCGTCGTTCTCATCAAACCTGATGCCGTTGCCAATGGCCACGTTGATGATATCATTTCTAAG ATTGAGGAGCATGGCTTTGAGATCCTGGCTACAGAAGACAAGACCCTTACAGAAGATGAAGCCAGGGAGTTCTACAAACAgcatgaagaagaagaacacTATGAGGAGCTTGTCACCTTCATGGCCAGCGGTCCCAGTAAGATCCTAGTCTTGACTAGAGGTGACACGGGGGAAGGTGTCGTGACAGACATCAGGAATCTTCTAGGACCGAAGGACATCGAAGTAGCCAAGGAGGAAGCACCTGAAAG TTTGAGGGCTCAGTTTGGTACGGACAAGAAGATGAATGCAATGCATGGAGCAGACTCGTCAGAAACAGCAGCAAG aGAGCTGGCATTCCTGCTTCCGAACTTCAACATTCCCATTGTACCAGGAACTGGTCCTCCTCCTGCCATTGAGAAAACTTTGGCTCTTATCAGACCAAGTGCACTCAAGGACCACAAAG aTGAAATGATACAAAAGATTCAAGAGGCTGGATTTGAGGTCTGCCTTCAGAAGATGGTACAACTAACGGAAGAACAAGCTAAAGAATTTTATAAAGAACAAGAAGGTACTCCACACTTTGAAGATCTCATCAGGGAGATGACAAG TGGTGAGGTTCTAGCACTAGGTCTTGCCAAGGAATCGGCCATTCAATCTTGGAGAAATTTCATCGGACCAACAACAATTGATGAAGCCAAAGAAAAAGCTCCagagag TTTACGAGCTCAATATTCCGTCCCCGAGGCTCAAATCAACGTTGTCCATGGTAGTGACTCGGTAGAAACAGCAGAGAAAGAACTAGGGTTCTTCTTCCCCAAACAGACCACGTTAGCTGTTATTAAACCTGATGCAGCAGGGGAACATAAAG AGGCCATCATTGAGAAGATCAAGGAAGCAGGATTTAACATCAGTCTGCAGAGAGATCTAGAGTTGAACAAAGAACTGGCATCAAAGCTGTACTTGGAGCATGAAGGCAAGGAATTCTATGAGAACCTCATTGAACACATGTCTAG CGGTCTGTCAATGGTGATGGTCCTATCTCGTGAGGATGCTGTCGACGGCTGGAGAACCCTGATGGGACCTACAGATCCTGAATATGCTAGGGAACATGCTCCAGAGTCGTTGAGGGCGCTGTTGGGTAAAGACGTCCTACAGAATGCTGTTCACGGCAGCTCTAACCCAGAGGAAGCCAAGACCAGGATTGAGAGACTTTTCCCAGATGTAGAAGTACTGCCTGGAGGAGAGGTCAAAG tgaaaggagaaggagaag AGGGTGGAGAGCAACAAGCAGAACAGCCTGCTGGTGAATCAGGGGAACAGCAAGCAGAGGGGGGTGAACAGCAAGCTGCTGAAGGAG GTGAGAAACCAGCTGAGGAAGACACTCAACAAACACAAGAGG GTGAAGCACCAGCTGCAGAGCAAACTGAACAGACACAAGAGG GTGGTGAAGATAAACCAGCAGAGCCTGCTGAAGAAGCTGCCCCTGCCGCCTCAGAGG aaTCAGGAGCTGAACAGACGGAGCAAGCACCCGCTGCGGAAGAGACGCAGCAGACCCAGGAAGGAgaggaaaagaaggaagaaCAGACAGAAG AAGCACCTGCAGCGGAAGGGGGAGAGGCAGCAGCTGCCGAGGGGGAAACACAGGCCGCTGAAGGAGGGGAAACACCAGCCGCTGAGGGCGGGGAAGCACAAGCCGCTGAGGGCGGGGAAACACAGGCTGCTGAGGGTGGGGAAACGCAGGCCGCTGAGGGTGGGGAAACTGGGGGCGGGGGAGGAGATGCCAAACAAGAGGATGCCGCCCAGAACGAAGAACAGACGGCATCATAA